A stretch of Eschrichtius robustus isolate mEscRob2 chromosome 6, mEscRob2.pri, whole genome shotgun sequence DNA encodes these proteins:
- the ZDHHC19 gene encoding palmitoyltransferase ZDHHC19, with the protein MGGPAMPLLKEPHRLPQAPLPWILPSLFAAFNVVLLVVFSGLFFAFPCRWLAQNGEWAFPVITGLLFILTFFSLVSLNFSDPGILHQGSNEQGPMMVHVVWVNHRAFRLQWCHKCCFHRPPRTYHCPRCNICVEDFDHHCKWVNNCIGHRNFRFFMLLVLSLCLYSGAMLVTCLIFLVRTTHLPFSMDKAIAIVVAVPAAGFLVPLFLLLLIQAMSVSAAERSYEGKCRYLQGYNPFDHGCASNWYLTICAPLGPKYMAEAVRLQRVVGPDWVPRQNAHFPMCPSALSPPDLPGPGSGPQSQPLGLDKPGKGPPGSGEAAALQELHASPVLPLLREAPRRCSAYLLPFRTGRCQEPPQPNLTS; encoded by the exons ATGGGAGGTCCAGCCATGCCGCTCTTGAAGGAGCCTCATCGCCTGCCTCAGGCCCCACTCCCCTGGATCCTCCCGAGCCTATTTGCCGCTTTCAACGTGGTGCTGCTGGTCGTTTTCAGTGGCCTCTTCTTCGCATTCCC TTGCAGGTGGCTGGCCCAGAACGGGGAATGGGCCTTTCCCGTCATCACAGGCCTCCTCTTTATCCTCACCTTCTTCAGTCTCGTTTCACTCAACTTCTCAGACCCTGGCATCTTGCATCAAG gctCCAATGAACAGGGCCCCATGATGGTGCATGTGGtatgggtgaaccacagggccttcCGCCTGCAGTGGTGCCATAAGTGCTGCTTCCACCGCCCGCCCCGGACCTACCACTGCCCCCGGTGCAACATCTGTGTGGAG GACTTTGATCACCACTGCAAGTGGGTCAATAACTGCATCGGTCACCGCAACTTTCGCTTCTTTATGCTGCTCGTCCTGTCACTATGCCTCTACTCAGGTGCCATGCTGGTCACCTGTCTGATCTTCCTGGTGCGCACGACCCACCTGCCCTTCTCCATGGACAAGGCTATTGC CATCGTGGTGGCTGTACCCGCCGCCGGCTTCCTGGTGCCACTCTTCCTGCTGCTGCTCATCCAGGCCATGTCGGTGAGCGCGGCCGAGCGCTCCTACGAGGGCAAG TGCCGATACCTGCAAGGATACAACCCCTTCGACCACGGCTGTGCCAGCAACTGGTATTTAACAATTTGTGCACCGCTGGGACCCAA GTACATGGCTGAAGCTGTCCGGCTGCAGAGAGTGGTGGGGCCTGATTGGGTACCCAGGCAGAACGCGCACTTCCCGATGTGCCCCTCTGCGCTCAGTCCCCCAGACCTCCCTGGGCCTGGGTCTGGCCCCCAGTCCCAACCTCTGGGTCTCGACAAACCAGGGAAGGGGCCCCCAGGGAGTGGTGAGGCTGCAGCCCTCCAGGAG CTCCACGCCAGCCCGGTGCTGCCCCTGCTGCGGGAGGCCCCCAGACGATGCTCCGCCTACCTCTTGCCCTTTCGCACTGGGAGATGCCAGGAGCCTCCGCAGCCGAACCTCACCTCTTGA